A region of Malaclemys terrapin pileata isolate rMalTer1 chromosome 5, rMalTer1.hap1, whole genome shotgun sequence DNA encodes the following proteins:
- the LOC128838541 gene encoding myb/SANT-like DNA-binding domain-containing protein 2, with protein sequence MQSSPAVMALQSQNRKRVPAWTDREVLDLIAVWGDESVLSELRSKKRNAKIYEKISKDMSERGYSRDATQCRVKIKELRQGYQKTKEANGRSGSHPQTSRFYEALHSILGATATTTPPLTVDSEDGILSTAGSSDMLADGEDEEGDEEDEAVGSAHNADFPDSQDLFITLTEIPYQPSPAVTPDTESGEGSATTSATVSEASLASHSQRLAQIRRRKKRTREDMFSELMACS encoded by the exons atgcagagctctccagcagtgatggccctgcaatctcagaatagaaagagggtcccagcatggactgatcgggaagtcttggatctcatcgctgtgtggggcgatgagtccgtgctttccgagctgcgctccaagaaacggaatgcaaagatctacgagaagatctctaaagacatgtcagagagaggatacagccgggatgcaacgcagtgccgcgtgaaaatcaaggagctgagacaaggctaccagaagaccaaagaggcaaacggacgctccggatcccatccccagacatcccgtttctacgaggcactgcattccatcctaggtgcgaccgccaccactaccccaccactgaccgtggactctgaggatgggatattgtccacagccggttcctcggacatgttagcggacggggaagatgaggaaggagatgaggaggacgaggcagtcggcagcgctcacaacgctgatttccccgacagccaggatctcttcatcacccttacagagatcccctaccaaccgtccccagccgttaccccggacacagaatctggggaaggatcagcca ccacatctgcgactgtctcagaagctagcctggcatcacactcccagaggctagcgcagattaggcgtaggaagaagaggacacgggaggacatgttctcggagcttatggcctgctcctga